From the genome of Adhaeribacter pallidiroseus:
GGAACCGCAAAAAAGCGCCGATTATTAAAAAAGCGGTAGAAGGCGAAATGTCCAGCGAAGTACCGGCTACTTTTTTGCAGCTTTCAGATAGTGTAGAGTTTGTGCTGGACGAAGATGCCGCTGCCGAACTAACCCGTTTTGATACGCCGTGGCAGGTAAAAGATTGCGTCTGGGACGAGCAAATGACCAAAAAAGCGGTTATCTGGTTATCGCGGTTGTTAAACAAACCGATCTTAAAACTGACCGAAGAAGATTACAACAACCACGGCATGGCCCAACTGGCCGTCGAAAAAGGACCGGCTTACAACATCAATATTCACGTTTTCAATAAAATACAGCATACCATTACGGGCTGGCCGGGCGGTAAACCTGATTCCGATGATTCGCAGCGGCCGGAACGGGCCAACCCGGCGAAAAAGCGCGTCATTATTTTCTCGCCGCACCCCGACGATGATGTGATTTCCATGGGGGGTACGTTTATCCGGTTAGTAGACCAGAAGCACGATGTGCACGTGGCTTACCAAACCTCCGGCAACACCGCAGTGTGGGACGACGATGTGCTGCGCTACATGGAATTTGCCATTGATTTTAACGCCAGCATTGGGGAAGACAACAGCAAGTTTCACCAAATCTACGAGGATATGCGGCAGTTTTTCGAGCATAAACAACCCAACCAGGTAGATACCCGCGAGATCCGCGACGTGAAAGGCTTTATCCGGAAAACCGAAGCTATTTCGGGTGCCCGTTACGCGGGTTTAGCCGACGACCATATTCACTTTATGGCTTTGCCGTTTTACGAAACCGGTAAAACCAACAAAAACCCGGTTACCGACCGCGACATTGAGTTGACCATGGAGTTGTTGCAACAAGTAAAGCCGCACCAGATTTTTGCCGCCGGCGATTTTGCCGACCCACACGGCACGCACATTGTTTGTTTCCGGATTATCCTGGAAGCGTTAAAACGCCTGCAAAAAACCGAAAACTGGACCCAGGATTGCTGGTTATGGATGTACCGCGGTGCCTGGCACGAGTTCGAAACCCACGAAATTGAAATGGCTGTACCGCTGTCGCCGCAGGAAGTGGAACGTAAACGCAACGCTATTTTTAAACACCAGTCGCAGAAAGACCGGCCCGTATTCCCCGGCGACGATGCCCGGGAGTTTTGGGTACGCGCCGCCGAGCGCAACCGCGAAACTGCGAAAATCTACGATAAGCTGGGACTGGCCGATTACGAAGCCATGGAAGCATTCGTACGCTGGAAATTTTAAAAAATTTTAATTCAAAGCTTGTACCAAGGTTGATAAAGCTGGTTGGGAAGACACAACCAGCGGCACTACAACGCAATTAGAACAAGTAACGCAAATGCCGCCGTTTGTGTCTGCACAAACGGCTTTTTAAAAATCACCTTCCTGTTAACCTTAAGAGATAAATCAGGCAGGTGATTCTGTTTTTATAAAGTCCAAAATCAAGTTATTAACTACATCCGGTTGTTCGTGGTGCAGCCAATGCGTAGCCTTATCCAGAAATTCTAAGCGGCCATCGCGGCATTGGTCGATGCTGGGCTGGGCCATGGCGGCGCTTAAAAATTTATCTTGCTTGCCCCAAATCAATAAAGTAGGTACGTTTATTTTATCTTTACCCGTGAGCGGATCGTATTTGTAAGCCCGGTACCAGTTAATCATGGATCGCAGCGCACCGGGTTGTTGCCAGGCTTTTTTGTACAAGGCCAGGGTTTGGCGCGAAAAGGTGTGGGGCCAAGCCGTTTGCACCACCGAGCTTTCTAAAATTTTAAAATGGAAAGCCCGGCAAAGCCACTCCGGTAAAAAAGGCACCTGAAAGAACCCGACGTACCAGCTGCGCAACCGTTGCCGTCCGCTATTTTTTAAATGTTCGTGTAATACCACCGGGTGCGGCATATTCAGAATAATTAGTTTGTGTATTAGTTCGGGATAATGCTGTGCCATGGCCCAGGCTACGGCACCGCCCCAATCGTGGCCAACTAAGTAAACCTGCCCGGTCGTTAATTGCCGGATTAAAGCGGCTATGTCGGCGGTGAGGTGGGTTAGCGTATACGCTTTTACTTTTTGAGGTTTGCTGCTGCGGTTATAACCGCGTTGGTCGGGCGCTACCGCGTAAAAACCTTGTTCCGCGAAGAACAAAAGTTGCTGCCGCCACGACAGTCCTATTTCGGGAAACCCGTGTAAAAACAAAAGCAGGGGTTGATTAGCAGCGCCGGCGGTGGTTACTTGCAGCTGCACGTTGTTTACCGCGTATATTTTTTGAGTTAAGGTCATAGGTAAACGTACTGCAAAAGGCGGCTTCGGGATATAGGCGGGCAATAAGAAAATAGTAAATTTAACTCGAATTTTAAAAAACAGGTTTGTAGCCGTCTACGCGAAATAGATTTTAGACGTAAACTGAAAAATTGATTTTTTACGTAGCCAATTAAACCATCCCGGATAAAAATTTAAAAAACTTACCCCAATGATACAAACTATTATTTTCGATTTAGGCGGCGTGCTGATCGACTGGAACCCCGAGTATTTGTACCGCAAGCTGTTTACCGATGAAACCGAAATGCGGCATTTCCTGGAAAATGTGTGTACCCCCGATTGGAACGAAGAACAAGACGGCGGCCGCACCATCCGGGAAGCCACCGATTACCTGCTCGCCAAACACCCGGAACACGCCGAAAATATCCGCGCTTTTTACAATCGTTGGCCCGAAATGCTGGGTGGCGCTATTGCGGGTACCGTGGCTATTTTTAAAGAATTAAAAGAAACCGGCAAATACCAGTTTTACGCGCTTACCAACTGGTCTGCCGAAACGTTTCCGGTGGCGCTGGAACAATTCGATTTCTTGGGTTGGTTTGACGGCATCGTGGTGTCGGGTACCGAAAAAGACCGCAAACCCTTTGCTTCTTTCTACCAAACCTTATTAAATCGCTACCAGGTACACCCTGAAGAAGCCATTTTTATTGATGATAACTTGCGTAACATACGTGCCGCCGAGGCTTTGGGAATTGCTTCTATTCCGTTTACTACGCCGGAAGCGTTGCGCGCCGACCTACAAGCGCGCGGCATTTTATAAAAATACCAGCTGGCCGATAATGTTTTTTTAAATTTAAGGATATAAGTTAGCGGTTGCAGCTAGGCGCGCCAATACAGTTTAACGGTATTGTTTTTAAACGGATTAGTTACCAGCTACCTCTAGTTGCACTCTCTTTAAACACCGTGGCAAGTAATCATTAAGTTTAAAGAGAGTGCTTATGCATAATGGTGCCTGAATAAATTAAAAGAAACCAGCCGGCTTTATTTCGGCAAAATCGGGTAAATAACCTCGTTACAGTTCGCGATATTTCATGCGGAGCAGCCCTTTTACCGGTGCGGCCGGGTTAAGGCCGGGTTCTGCGGGATAAATCCGGGTCATCAGGGCATTTATTTCAAAAATAACTTCCAGGGTTTTTACCTGGCCTAATACCGGGTCGGGTTCGGTTCCTTCGATTAACTCCGTAATTTTTAGATAACTGGTAGCATCCTGCGCGTAATCGGCCCCATAAAAGCTGTAATTTTTGTCGTCCCGCATCTGCAACCTGAAGCCTGTGGTAACATCCCGATGGAGCATGGATAGAAGAATCTTATTACCCACGGCGAGTTTTTCTTTTACCCGGTCATAAGGGTAGTAACTTTTAACCGCCGCTGGCAAGTCAGTATCAGCGATATAATCGTTGCTGTATTTAATTAAAGGTAACTCTACTATGATGCTATATCCGTTAAGCGTATCCGCCACGGTGAAGCTATGAAGAATATAGGAACCATCCTGGGGGGCAGAAGGGCCTTTAACCGAATTATTGGCGATAATGTTGGTTTTACCAAATTGCCACCCGTTGGGCATCGTGCCCGTATAGCCAACAGATTGTAATTGCATCTGTCGCTGCGTTCCCTCCGGATCTTTAGCGCAGCCAAAAAGAAGCACTACAATTAGAGTGGTTAACAGCTGGGTAAATTTTCGATTTTTCATAAAAGCAGGAAAGTTGTAGCTAAACTATTTGGAAAGGCTGTGCTGCTGGATTATAGCAATGGCGAATGTAATAAAATGACTTCGTGAAACTGTTTAAGAGTTTTTGCTAAAACTCCCGGTATTTCATTCTTAAAAGCCCGGTCATTTTGGTAGGAGGCTTGGGTACCGCTGATTGGGGATCATACATTTTTATATCCAGGTCGAATATTACTTCCAAGGTTTTAACACTGCCCAAAACCGGGTCGGGTTCGGTTCCTTCTACTAATTCTACAACTTTTAAAAAACTGCCTGTTTGATTCGGGCCTTGGGAAACAAAGCCGGTGTAGTTGGTATTGTTATGTATTTGTATTCCGAAACTGCTGGTATCGGCATTAGCGGTATTAAAGCCGTACAAAATTTTATCTCCCATGCGGAGTTTCTGCTTTACTTTATCGTAAGCATAATATTGCCGGGCGATCTGTTTTAATTCACTCCCGTCGTCTTCGTGACCCAGAATAAAGGCAGGGCTGTATTTAACTTGCGGTAAATCCATGCTAATGCTAACGTTGCTGAGCGTATCCGTAATAACTAAGCCATGGTAAATAAAGGAACCATCCTGCGAGTTAGCAGAACCACCTACGGCGTTGGTAGCTACCAGACCGGTTTTGCCGAAATCCATACCTTCGGGCAGCGTGCCGGAAAAGCCGATAGATTCTATTTGGAGCCGCTTCGGGGAGTTATCTTCTGCCGGGTCGCAGGCGAAAAGAAATAGCACCATGAAAGCAGCTAAAAGATGGGTAAGCATTTTACTTTTCATATTTAAATTGATTTTTTTAAATTTTTAAGAAGATTGGGAGCCTACCGGGTAGTTTTGGTTGGGTCTGGTGCGCGGCTGAAACGGCGTTTAAAGGTTAGCTGCAACCCAAAAGTATAAGGCCGCAAGCGAAAGGGCTCTTGCTTTCGGTAAATAGAACCAAGGTAATACGTGAAAGTGGGCATTAGCCGGCCCTCAAAAAGGCTACCTAAAGGCTTGCTAAACCCCAAGCCCACCGCTACGTGGTAATTTGCTGGCGCGAGTAAATTGCGGCGGGTAGATTCGCTGGAATCTTGCCATTGCCCGTTGTAGGATTGGTAGGTTTTCCCAGTGAGCAGCCAATTAGCTCCTCCTGCTACGGTAACATTAAACTTGCTTTTGGAGCGTTCCCGGAAGTAATACGTTAAGCCAACTTGCGTTCTTCCGTAATGGTAGGTACTAACAAGTTGCCGGGTGTTCTGCAAAGAATTAAAAACGGGGCTATCATTCTGGTAGGTAAAGTTTTCTTTTAGTTTTAACCAGGCAATAGTTGCTTCCCAGTGTAATGGCGTAGTAATGGGTTTGCTGACCAGCAAGCCTAGTTCCAACCCAAATCGCTCGGCACTTCCGTGATGGCGGTTTTTTAAATAAGTGGCAAACAAGCTGTCCGGCGCATGCGACACCACTGACCTAAAGGCGTAATTAGGTGCCACTAAAAATCCTAACAACCAATCTTCTTTTTTTTCTTTTTGGCTTTTATTGGGTGAAGTAACCAGTGGCTTAACCCCCGCCGAATCGGACTTACTGCGTACTGCTTGCTGTAGTTTAGTAGCGGAATCTGCGGCAACGGCTTGCTCCTTGGTGGTATAAACGCTGTCTTCAGAATTTTGGGTAGTGAAATTAATAATTACTTGTTCTGTAGATCTTGTTTTTTCGGTGACTCTCGTGGCCTTCGAAACTCCAGGGAGAGCTTGGTATTTTTCTGATTTTACAGTGCGCTGGTTAATGGCTCTGGCCGTTGATTTGTTCGGCTTCCTCGTAAAGTTTAAGGGTGGGTTTAAAGCTGGAGCGAGCGGCCAGGTTAATGGGTTATTTTTTAAATTTTTTCGGGTGATAACGGGTTTAGCAAGTTGCAACGGGCGGCCTGAAGTTTTTAGATTAGCTTGGTTATTATGCTCCCCAACCTGAATTGGTTTGCCCGCTAATTGCTGGTTCTGCTGCTTCGAAAAATTTAAAAAAAGCAAAAGTCCCAGTACTAATAAGCTGCCACCTACCCACCAATATGCCCGAAATTGTTTTCGGGGTTTTATTTCGGTTTTAATATCATCCCAGGCCGTAGCCGGCGGCTCCATTTCGAGCTGCGCCATTTTACGCCGTATTATTTCCAGTTCTTTATCGGTTAGCATGATTTAGTAATGGAGTACTTCTGCAAAATCTTTTTTAAGTAAACTTTGGCTTTGGTTAACTGCGACCGCGATGTAGCCTCGGCGATGCGCAGCATTGCGCTGATTTCCTGGTGCGAGTAACCTTCGAGCACGTACAGGTTAAATATTATTTTGTAACCGGCCGGCAACAGGTTAATTAAAACCAATAGTTCTTGTTCCGATATAGCGTCGAGCACATTATCCTCGGCGGGTAAAGTTTCTTCGATGGAGCTGTAATCGAGCTGGTCCTGGTATTTGCGATTGCTGTGGTAAAAATTAATAGCAGTGTTCACAAAAATGCGCCGCATCCAGCCTTCCAAAGAGCCGCCCTGGTACGTTTTTAACTGCCGGAAAACTTTAATAAAAGCCTCCTGGAAAATATCCTCGGCTTCGGGCCGCGAAGAAGTGTACCGGACGCAGATGGCCATCATGCGCCGGGAATAAAGCTGAAATAACTTTTCCTGGAAAGCTGGTTTTTCCTTTTTACAACCGGCAATAATTTCCGCTTCCGAATACAAAATAGAACGCTATTATAATCTGATATTTTGGTTCAAGGCAATTAAGTGGGAGTTCTATATACAAGACAAGCTAAACTATAATGATGCTGCTTGGTCCATTAAAATTTTTTGAGGATAAAGCCTACGGGAAAAGGCACCCCGCGCATAGGAGTAAGATTACTTTTGTATAGACCCGGCTTACCAGAAAATGCCTTGTAAGTCCGATTTTAATAAATCAGACTTTCTTTTTTAAGGCAATGGGGCAACATTTTTAAAAAAGGCCGGCACTTATCGTAATTTAATTCATAATAGTTACTACCCAGGTGTATATGCTGGTAGTAGGCCACCTGATGATCTTTGTAGTATTTTTCGGAAGGAATTTGCCAGTACTGGTTACCTAATTTTGCGGCTAAAAACCATTTTCTAAAAGACGGGTTGCCCGGCCATTACCATCCTGCAATGGATGAATATGGGCTAACTTTAAATGAATAAGAGAAGCATAATAAAATGCTTCTGCTGGTGAAAGAGTTTGTTGTAGTAAAAAAGCAATTTGCCGGAAGAACTCCTGCATTGTTTCTTTTACAAATTCAGGTTCAATAGCTAGGTAAACCAACCCGGATACGCTAAATACGCCTATTTTATCCGTTCTGCATTTGCCTCTTTTACTAGCGATAACCGGCGTTTTAGCTACTATTTTATGGCAATTCAGAAAGTTTTTCTCGTTCAAACTATTTTTTTGCACCCATTCGTAAGCCGCAACCAGGTTATCAATTTCTTGTAATACTTTCGGCGGTTTAAATTTTTGAGCAGAAAATTTAAACCGCCGAAAGTATTTAAGTCAATGCGGTTGCCTTCAATATTAGCAGAATAAACCGCCGAAGCTTGCGTAGCGTAACTTAAATTCCCCGTTTGTTCCTTAAAATCAAAATTAGCCGCCAGCTTTTCTATATCTTTTCCAATTTGCTCGTGATATTCTTGAAAATACTTTCTATCAGTAATATTCATTCCTTTTGTTTACAAGTTTGAATTGCAGAAGGTTTATTATACCAAAAGAATTAAGCATTGGGCAAAATTTGATGTTAATTGAGAGAATAAATATCTTCTGACTGATTGTTAAAGGTTTTTTATTCTATACCTTAGCCTTTGATGTTAATATTGGACGTTTATAATGATTGTGTCTTCTGATTTGCAATATTTGTTTAAACTTATGATTAATTTTTTATAATTTAAAACTTATGATTTTTATAGTTCTATTAATTAATTTAGAAAAGATTAGTTCTGCTTTCAGTTATGGATTTTGCATCAGAATTATCTTGTAATTCTTTAAAATAATTTGTCCAATGGCTAGTTTGACCTGTGGCATAAGTTATAATTCCTAAATCAGATAATCTATATTTTACACTTGTCTTACTAACCGTAAAAAAGTCTGCTAAAAAGGTTATTATTTTAAAAAAAATCTTCCCGATTTACCTGCTGATTATCGTAATAAATAGTTCCTTTATTTCTAATTCCATGGTTTATTTGGTACATTATTAAACGCACAGATATGCTGTTTTTCTGCATAAGTAGTGACGCGGCAAATTGATTCGCTTGCCATTCTATCCAATGTTTTGCATTTACTAACTCATGCTTTCCTAGTATCAAATTATATTCTGAATCTTTAAAGTTATCATATACTTCTTGATCTAGTGTGAGTTTACTATGAAGAAAAAAATGGCCTAATTCATGAGCGAGTACAAAGGAGAATCTTTCTGTTAATTGGATAGAATGATCTATGAAAATAGATTTTGATGCATTGTTATAAAAACCTATTATTTTATTACCGTTGGAATCAAAACCTAGATCCTGATTAAAATCTGTCTTTAAACTATACTTCTGATTTAGATAGATAATGAATTTTGACAAACTTATTTTGTCGTGGTAGATAAGTATGCCTGGATCAAATGATGTTAATATGTCAGTAGTGATTTTCTCGATTGATTCATTAGATAATCTAAGTAATCCTTGAACTTGATTGTTTTCTTTACTTGATTTAAAAGGTTTGTTTTTAAATAAATTAGTAAAAAAGTTTTCTAAAGTAACATTCCAGGAGAATGCAGTACTATTTATTCCAAGAATCAAAGGTGCATCAAAGTTTTGTTCATCCTTAAGTTCTTTTATTGAATTATATCCATTATAAATGTTACTACTTCTATTTATTTTATGTAATTTTATATCATAAGAATTGTCATCTCCTGCTTCAATAAGCATGATCCCTTTTGATTTAGCATATCTAAAGGCTCCATCTTGGAAAGTATTATCTGTAATAAAAATCCCTTTTACATGTACTCCAGCTACTTGTTTGATTTTATCATGAAATTCTTCGACATCACTTACAGGAACTTTGTGGTTAGAATAGCTTTTGCACTCAATTATACATAAGAGAGTATAACGTTGAGCTCCAGGTGGCCAAACCTCAATTGCTAAATCAAAAATAATATCACTTTCTCTATCTTTGGAATAATATTTCTTCTTTTTATAAATAGTACATTGTGCAGGTATAATTCCTAATTGCTGGCTATTGATAGCATCTTCAATTAGTTTAAATGATTTTTCCTCAAAAAAATCTCCTTTGTTGACAGTACTCATATGGAGATAAAATGGATATTATTTAAATATATTTAATATGTAATATTATAAAACATAAATGGTTCTAAACTTTATTCTTAAAGTAAAAGAATGAAGTTTAGAACCGAGCATAATTGAGAAATGTCAATTTAATGTTTATTTATTATGAAGAATATAATAACACTGAATCTACTTCTTATTGCTATCCACCTTTATCCGGTCGTCGCGGTTGGCGAGCTCCCAGGTGGTGTTAAATACCAGGCGGCCAATTTTTTCAATTTTATCGAATAGAATTTTATCTACTTCGTCGGTATCCTGGTGGTAATCGTCGTGCACGCCGTTAAAGAAAAAGGCTACCGGAATGTTGTGTTTCGCAAAATTATAATGATCGGAACGGTAGTAAAAACGGTTCGGATCTTCGGGATCGTTGAACCGGTAATCTAATTTTAGTTGGGTATATTGTTTGTTCGCCGCTTCGTTAATGGCGTGCAACTCCGACGATAATTTATCGGAACCAATCACGTACACGTAGTTTTTGTCGTTTTCGTGCTCTTTATCCAGGCGGCCAATCATGTCAATATTTAAATCGACTACGGTATTTTCCAAGGGCAGTACCGGATGGTCGGTGTAATACTCGGAGCCCAGCAAACCTTTTTCTTCGCCGGTTACGGTCATAAACAATACGCTGCGGCGGGGGCCGAAACCATCTTTTTTAGCTTGCGCAAATGCTTGCGCCAGTTCCAGTACCGTTACGGTGCCGGAACCGTCGTCGTCGGCGCCATTGTACACTTTACCATCCTGTACACCCACGTGGTCGTAATGCGCGGTTACTACTACAATTTCGTCTTTTTTATCGGTGCCTTCTACCAAGCCCAGCACGTTTTCGGTGGGGAGCGGCTCGCGTTTACGGGCCAACTTTACCTGAATGGTACGGATGGGTTTAAACGGCGAGGCAATGGCCTGGCTGGCTTTGCTTACCTGGCCGTGGTAGGCGGTTAGGTTGCGCGTAGTGGCGTTGAGTAAACGGCCACCCATTTCGGGGCCGATAAAAATGCCGGGTACTTCCGGCGCTTCGGCTTTTTCTTTCGGAAACTTCACCGAGGCCCGTTCGGCTACGGCTTTAATGCGGGCCACGTACTGGTTAAATTCGTCTTGGGAGGTGCGGCTGCTGATTAAAACTACGGCTAAGGCCCCTTTTTGCGCGGCTACGGTACTTTTCTTTTTCCAATCCGTAGACCAGGCCGAAGGTTTGCTGGTTTGGGTAATTAAAGATTTGCCCTGGCGGTTGGTAGGTTCGCCCACGAACATCAGGGCTACTTTACCGGTAACATCCACATTGGTGTAGTCGGTGTAAGCCGAGTCTTCGATGCCGTAACCCACGAACACCGTTTCCAGGTTTTGCTCCGTGGAAAAAGTAGGGTCGCCTTGCACGTAGAAATCATCCAGAAAAATAAACTTTTTGGCATCAATGGTTACATAGCCTTCGTCCCAGGAAGTTTTTTCGAGGTTAAAGGTTTGATAATACGGGTTGCTGCCGTCTTTTACCGGACCAATTAGGCCATCTTCTTTAAATTGTTTAGAGATATATTCGGCGGCCATTTTCTGGCCCTTTTCGCCGGTATCTCGACCTTCGTACTCGTCGGAAGCAATAACGGTTAAGTGTTTGGTTAAGTCGGCGGCGGTAATGGTGGCCGCGTACGTTGGAGCGGCTGCCCGCAGTTTCGTTACATCGGTAATGGCTTTCTCTTCGGCCACACTGCTGATAGCTTTCGGCTTGGAACAACTCGCAGTAATTAAAGTTGCGGCTAAAGCAAGAGTATATAAATTTTTGTTCATTAGGTTACTTTCTGGTGGACAATAAAACGGGGACTACAGCATTAAAATTTAATGGTGAGAAACGAAAAAATTTAAAAAATAGCGGTTACTAGCGTTAAAAATGTTTAAAGCCTGGTTTACAGGTAGTTTATTTGCTTAAACGTTACTACTAAGCATTACAATATACTACACTACGGTTTATAAATTAAAACGGTGGCATAAGCGGCCACCCCTTCTTTTTTACCCACAAAGCCTAGTTTCTCGGTAGTGGTAGCCTTAATGGAGATAGCCTCTTCGGGCAAGTGCATAACTTCAGCCAAACAAGTTTTCATGGCCGGAATGTGCGGATTTACTTTGGGTTCCTGCAAGCAAACGGTGGAATCGATGTTACTAATTTCATAGCCGGCTTCCCGGATGAGTTTTAACACGTCGCGAAGTAAAATTTTACTGTCGATGCCTTTGTACTGCGGATCGGTGTCGGCGAAGTGGTACCCAATGTCGCGCATATTGGCGGCGCCTAGTAACGCATCGCAGATAACGTGGATAAGGACATCGGCGTCGGAGTGGCCCAGCGCCCCGTGCGTATGCGGAATTTGTATGCCGCCCAGCCAAAAATCGAGTCCTTCGCGTAGTTGGTGCACATCGTAGCCGAAGCCGGTTCGTATTTTCATGAAAAATTTAAACATTTCTTTGAAAAGGCAAAAATAAGGATTGTTCCGGGGATGTACGGTATTATTTTACTTAATCTTGGTAAAGTGGAGGGTTGGTTCTTGCTATATGTTTTTACGGCTTTTACCTGGAGCCGGGAACCGGCTCCATACGCGGGTGCTATCTTGTTTGCTGGCTTCAAGTATTGCCTCATGGCTGGCCTCGAAAACCCCTCCGCCTGCGGCAAGCTAAAAACAGGGGAGGAGATGCGACTACTCCTGTTTTCTTCTTTCCTCGCTCCGCTGCGGAGTGCTCCGCACCGGAACACAGGAAGGCCCTCCATAGCCAAACGGGTGTCTTTGCTCTTAGCTACGGCTTTTAAGTACTTGAGCAAAAAAAATTAAATTGATAAATATTAGGAATTAATTACTTGATTAATAGTGCTTTATTATACGAATAACGAACAACTAAAAACGACAAACTACTTAGGTTTGCTGCCGGACTGATTTATATGATTTAAGATTTAGCATTTGTAAAATTTAAAAAACAACAACTTGGCGTAAGTGTTAAGCAAAGCGTTACTTGCACCTACGAACAAGAGTCAGTCTCCCGTCTGACGTTTTAGAGCATGGCTACTTGCTACTCAGACGTTATTTATTTCTACTGGCTACTGTTGTATTATACATCGTTGTTAAGCAGGAACTTTATCTGTTTTTAAGCTTTTTCGCCTTGGCGTAGTTTTAAGATTATTTCTAATTTCTGATGAAACAGGTGGCTTTCCAGGCCAACCGGGTACACGTGCGGGTTTAAGAAGCGACGGGTAGTTTCGTGCAATTGCTGCACCTGGTGGCGGGCATATTGCTGAATAGCGCGGAGATCCGGATTTTGGTAGACTACTTGCCCTTGATGAAAAACAGGAACCAGTAAATCTTGAAAATTGGTAGCATCGGCCATGATTTTGCGCCGAGTTACGTCGTTCGGGT
Proteins encoded in this window:
- the nagB gene encoding glucosamine-6-phosphate deaminase — protein: MIRLNLLEETRFEKLPVTVYPDQHIASKQVARRICELIRRKQQNGETTVLGLATGATPVGVYAELVRLHREEGLSFRNVITFNLDEYYPMKPTAPQSYVTFMNENLFDHIDIPRENINIPNGTLPLEEIPAFCLEYERKIEDLGGLDLQILGIGRTGHIGFNEPGSAPNSGTRLVTLDDLTRRDASRDFGGKENVPTKAITMGIGTIFKAREIILMAWNRKKAPIIKKAVEGEMSSEVPATFLQLSDSVEFVLDEDAAAELTRFDTPWQVKDCVWDEQMTKKAVIWLSRLLNKPILKLTEEDYNNHGMAQLAVEKGPAYNINIHVFNKIQHTITGWPGGKPDSDDSQRPERANPAKKRVIIFSPHPDDDVISMGGTFIRLVDQKHDVHVAYQTSGNTAVWDDDVLRYMEFAIDFNASIGEDNSKFHQIYEDMRQFFEHKQPNQVDTREIRDVKGFIRKTEAISGARYAGLADDHIHFMALPFYETGKTNKNPVTDRDIELTMELLQQVKPHQIFAAGDFADPHGTHIVCFRIILEALKRLQKTENWTQDCWLWMYRGAWHEFETHEIEMAVPLSPQEVERKRNAIFKHQSQKDRPVFPGDDAREFWVRAAERNRETAKIYDKLGLADYEAMEAFVRWKF
- a CDS encoding alpha/beta fold hydrolase, which codes for MTLTQKIYAVNNVQLQVTTAGAANQPLLLFLHGFPEIGLSWRQQLLFFAEQGFYAVAPDQRGYNRSSKPQKVKAYTLTHLTADIAALIRQLTTGQVYLVGHDWGGAVAWAMAQHYPELIHKLIILNMPHPVVLHEHLKNSGRQRLRSWYVGFFQVPFLPEWLCRAFHFKILESSVVQTAWPHTFSRQTLALYKKAWQQPGALRSMINWYRAYKYDPLTGKDKINVPTLLIWGKQDKFLSAAMAQPSIDQCRDGRLEFLDKATHWLHHEQPDVVNNLILDFIKTESPA
- a CDS encoding HAD family hydrolase, whose protein sequence is MIQTIIFDLGGVLIDWNPEYLYRKLFTDETEMRHFLENVCTPDWNEEQDGGRTIREATDYLLAKHPEHAENIRAFYNRWPEMLGGAIAGTVAIFKELKETGKYQFYALTNWSAETFPVALEQFDFLGWFDGIVVSGTEKDRKPFASFYQTLLNRYQVHPEEAIFIDDNLRNIRAAEALGIASIPFTTPEALRADLQARGIL
- a CDS encoding porin family protein; this translates as MLTDKELEIIRRKMAQLEMEPPATAWDDIKTEIKPRKQFRAYWWVGGSLLVLGLLLFLNFSKQQNQQLAGKPIQVGEHNNQANLKTSGRPLQLAKPVITRKNLKNNPLTWPLAPALNPPLNFTRKPNKSTARAINQRTVKSEKYQALPGVSKATRVTEKTRSTEQVIINFTTQNSEDSVYTTKEQAVAADSATKLQQAVRSKSDSAGVKPLVTSPNKSQKEKKEDWLLGFLVAPNYAFRSVVSHAPDSLFATYLKNRHHGSAERFGLELGLLVSKPITTPLHWEATIAWLKLKENFTYQNDSPVFNSLQNTRQLVSTYHYGRTQVGLTYYFRERSKSKFNVTVAGGANWLLTGKTYQSYNGQWQDSSESTRRNLLAPANYHVAVGLGFSKPLGSLFEGRLMPTFTYYLGSIYRKQEPFRLRPYTFGLQLTFKRRFSRAPDPTKTTR
- a CDS encoding RNA polymerase sigma factor, which codes for MYSEAEIIAGCKKEKPAFQEKLFQLYSRRMMAICVRYTSSRPEAEDIFQEAFIKVFRQLKTYQGGSLEGWMRRIFVNTAINFYHSNRKYQDQLDYSSIEETLPAEDNVLDAISEQELLVLINLLPAGYKIIFNLYVLEGYSHQEISAMLRIAEATSRSQLTKAKVYLKKILQKYSITKSC
- a CDS encoding Fic family protein, whose translation is MNEKNFLNCHKIVAKTPVIASKRGKCRTDKIGVFSVSGLVYLAIEPEFVKETMQEFFRQIAFLLQQTLSPAEAFYYASLIHLKLAHIHPLQDGNGRATRLLENGF
- a CDS encoding ImmA/IrrE family metallo-endopeptidase, with the protein product MSTVNKGDFFEEKSFKLIEDAINSQQLGIIPAQCTIYKKKKYYSKDRESDIIFDLAIEVWPPGAQRYTLLCIIECKSYSNHKVPVSDVEEFHDKIKQVAGVHVKGIFITDNTFQDGAFRYAKSKGIMLIEAGDDNSYDIKLHKINRSSNIYNGYNSIKELKDEQNFDAPLILGINSTAFSWNVTLENFFTNLFKNKPFKSSKENNQVQGLLRLSNESIEKITTDILTSFDPGILIYHDKISLSKFIIYLNQKYSLKTDFNQDLGFDSNGNKIIGFYNNASKSIFIDHSIQLTERFSFVLAHELGHFFLHSKLTLDQEVYDNFKDSEYNLILGKHELVNAKHWIEWQANQFAASLLMQKNSISVRLIMYQINHGIRNKGTIYYDNQQVNREDFF
- a CDS encoding M28 family peptidase is translated as MNKNLYTLALAATLITASCSKPKAISSVAEEKAITDVTKLRAAAPTYAATITAADLTKHLTVIASDEYEGRDTGEKGQKMAAEYISKQFKEDGLIGPVKDGSNPYYQTFNLEKTSWDEGYVTIDAKKFIFLDDFYVQGDPTFSTEQNLETVFVGYGIEDSAYTDYTNVDVTGKVALMFVGEPTNRQGKSLITQTSKPSAWSTDWKKKSTVAAQKGALAVVLISSRTSQDEFNQYVARIKAVAERASVKFPKEKAEAPEVPGIFIGPEMGGRLLNATTRNLTAYHGQVSKASQAIASPFKPIRTIQVKLARKREPLPTENVLGLVEGTDKKDEIVVVTAHYDHVGVQDGKVYNGADDDGSGTVTVLELAQAFAQAKKDGFGPRRSVLFMTVTGEEKGLLGSEYYTDHPVLPLENTVVDLNIDMIGRLDKEHENDKNYVYVIGSDKLSSELHAINEAANKQYTQLKLDYRFNDPEDPNRFYYRSDHYNFAKHNIPVAFFFNGVHDDYHQDTDEVDKILFDKIEKIGRLVFNTTWELANRDDRIKVDSNKK